One genomic segment of Panicum virgatum strain AP13 chromosome 2N, P.virgatum_v5, whole genome shotgun sequence includes these proteins:
- the LOC120662966 gene encoding zinc finger CCCH domain-containing protein 10-like → MDMSADRCRGWAACSGGADPSDPTTWYAWAHRGHRLWAAMADAFWVYVYKVQRCPQAGNHDWTACPYAHKGERARRRDPRSFSYLAVSCPAFRESQQQQNLARTGAAPSCVRGLRCRYAHGVFELWLHPARFRTVMCEAGLRCPRRVCFFAHFPAELRGENDPVPLHGLPPSPAAPLSFARRIDLAMQAMPGKVRLYGGAAAAGESSSSAAAAAAPAVPPPAASPDDDNAVKDLAVQDSRRASEDGGYPHFDLIKDMVL, encoded by the coding sequence ATGGATATGTCTGCGGATAGGTGCCGAGGGTGGGcggcgtgcagcggcggcgcggacccgAGCGACCCCACGACGTGGTACGCGTGGGCGCACCGCGGGCACCGGCTgtgggcggccatggcggacgcgTTCTGGGTGTACGTGTACAAGGTGCAGCGGTGCCCGCAGGCGGGCAACCACGACTGGACGGCGTGCCCGTACGCCCACAAGGGggagcgcgcccgccgccgcgacccgcGCAGCTTCTCCTACCTCGCCGTCAGCTGCCCGGCGTTCCGCgagtcgcagcagcagcagaacctgGCGCggacgggggcggcgccgtccTGCGTGCGCGGCCTCCGCTGCCGGTACGCGCACGGCGTCTTCGAGCTCTGGCTGCACCCGGCGCGGTTCCGCACCGTCATGTGCGAGGCCGGCCTGCGCTGCCCGCGCCGGGTCTGCTTCTTCGCGCACTTCCCCGCCGAGCTCAGGGGTGAGAACGACCCCGTGCCGCTCCACGGCCTCCCGCCGTCCCCTGCCGCGCCCCTCTCCTTCGCGCGCCGGATCGACCTCGCCATGCAGGCCATGCCCGGCAAGGTCCGCCTCTAcggcggcgccgctgcagcTGGCGAATCGTCGTCGTCAgcagccgcagcggcggcgcctgcagtgccgccgccggcggcctcgccggaCGACGACAACGCAGTCAAGGATCTCGCCGTCCAGGACAGCCGCCGCGCGTCGGAGGACGGCGGCTACCCGCATTTCGATCTCATCAAGGACATGGTGCTCTGA